The following are encoded together in the Nitrospiria bacterium genome:
- a CDS encoding 4Fe-4S dicluster domain-containing protein, with amino-acid sequence MTERVDESSIGAHGRTITVEIMGRPYSVPEGLTMLRAMWYTGHEVVRGAGCLGGFCGACAVTYRTRDDVRLRNGLACQTVVEDGMSFYLNFSYYPGRKALYDLEQLQDPKQDLFKIYPEATLCRNCNACTEACPQGIDVRDGVWKSVFGDFEKVSEMFMDCVMCGQCIPVCIADIAPNYVALYASRMQGARLTKPPENLSKRVGEIESGKYASEWKRILSMNEEDLKAAAQPKK; translated from the coding sequence ATGACGGAACGCGTTGACGAAAGCTCAATCGGCGCTCATGGCCGCACCATCACGGTCGAAATCATGGGCCGGCCGTATTCCGTGCCGGAGGGTCTGACCATGCTGCGCGCGATGTGGTACACCGGCCATGAGGTCGTCCGCGGCGCGGGATGCCTCGGGGGCTTCTGCGGCGCCTGCGCCGTCACGTACCGGACCCGGGACGACGTCCGTCTGCGCAACGGCCTGGCCTGTCAAACGGTCGTCGAGGACGGGATGTCCTTCTACCTGAATTTCTCCTACTACCCGGGCCGCAAGGCGCTTTACGACCTCGAACAGCTTCAGGATCCCAAACAGGACCTTTTCAAGATCTATCCCGAGGCGACGCTTTGCCGGAATTGCAACGCCTGCACCGAGGCCTGCCCTCAGGGGATCGACGTCCGGGACGGCGTCTGGAAATCGGTCTTCGGCGATTTCGAAAAAGTTTCGGAAATGTTCATGGACTGCGTGATGTGCGGCCAGTGCATTCCGGTCTGCATCGCCGATATCGCACCCAATTATGTCGCTCTTTATGCCAGCCGGATGCAGGGGGCCCGACTGACCAAGCCTCCGGAAAACCTTTCCAAGCGGGTCGGGGAGATCGAATCGGGGAAGTACGCCTCGGAATGGAAGCGGATCCTCTCGATGAATGAAGAGGACCTCAAAGCGGCCGCTCAACCCAAAAAATAA